The Pseudomonas multiresinivorans DNA window TGACGTTCAGTCGCATGACTCCAGGCGGACTCCTCTTTAGCTTACGTGCGCTAAACGCACAGGCCGGAGGTTGACCATGGATCATTTGCTGTCGGACCGCGTCGTAGCTATCACCGGGGCTTTCGGGGACCTTGGCGAGGCGCTGGCGAACCTCTTCGCGGGGTGTGGCGCCAGGCTGGTGCTGATCGACCGCACGCCCTGCCCGGTACCCTCCTCGCCAACCCTGCTGGTCCTGCCCCGCGTAGACCTGACCGTAGCGCCCACCTGCCTGGAGATCATCCAGCAAGTCGAGAAGCATTTCGGGCGTCTCGACGCACTGGTGAACATCATCGGCGGTATCACCTGCCGACCCATGCCGCTGGGAGATCGCAACCTGGCGAAATGGCTGTATGGCGTGCACCTGCGTACCGCGCTGAACATCAGCAAGGCCGCGTTTCCCCTGCTGCTGCAATCGCCGGCCGGGCGCATCGTCAACATCGGTTCAGGGGTTGCCGCCCGGAAGGGCCAGGCCAACGGAGTCTATGGGGCGACCAAGGCCGCCGTGCTGAACCTGACCGAGGACCTCGCCGAGGAACTGAAGGGAAAGGCGATCACCGTCAATGCGGTGCTCTCCAGCGTCCTCGACACTCCGCAGAATCGCGCGGCGATGCCAGGTGCCGAGTACGGTCGCTGGGTGGCACCGGAGCAGCTTTGTGCGGTGATCATGTTCCTGCTATCCGAAGCCGCCACGCAGATCACCGGCGCCGGTGTGCTGGTCAGCGGCCGGGCTTGACGCTGCCGACGGATGCCACTCGCCGCCCCAGCGTTGCCCCTGCTAGATTCGCGCCCAATTTTACCGGACCCAGACATTCTTATGCGCCCTGCTACCGTCAGCGCCACATTCGTCAATCACGCGTTACGAGTCGCTGAACAGCATGGATGCCAGGTTGAGCAACTTCTGCGCGAGGTCGAACTGCCCCAGGATTGGCTCCGTGATCCGATCCAGCGGATTCCCCTTCACTATCTGTGCGGTCTGCTGGAGCGCTCCGCCTGCCTGACCGGGCTACCGCATTTCGGACTGGTGGTGGGCTCGAAGGTGCATGTCAGCAGCTATGGCGTGCTCGGCTACATGATGATGACCAGTTCGACGCTGGGCGAATCGCTCAGTCTGGTTCACCGCTATGCGGCGATAGTCCTGGATCTGCCGTCCAGCCAGACGCATATCAGCATCGACAACGATGTGGTGATGGTGGAGGACGTACTCGTCGACGAT harbors:
- a CDS encoding SDR family NAD(P)-dependent oxidoreductase yields the protein MDHLLSDRVVAITGAFGDLGEALANLFAGCGARLVLIDRTPCPVPSSPTLLVLPRVDLTVAPTCLEIIQQVEKHFGRLDALVNIIGGITCRPMPLGDRNLAKWLYGVHLRTALNISKAAFPLLLQSPAGRIVNIGSGVAARKGQANGVYGATKAAVLNLTEDLAEELKGKAITVNAVLSSVLDTPQNRAAMPGAEYGRWVAPEQLCAVIMFLLSEAATQITGAGVLVSGRA